The Akkermansia muciniphila genome contains a region encoding:
- a CDS encoding LptF/LptG family permease, with product MAIQARHFRQWSAFLLLLALGGTAAWFLMPREWSQMQWEIPGTPSEYPLAQLLRPWLILVGCFLPALGMFLYNRAGIMDRYVARTWFTAFIMCTAILTLIYIIGDFADNVGDLMNLDSPLAGTFRFYLSQLPMILNLILPYTLLLGTLWALTKLSSSSEITGMLQSGRSLLRINAPVIIGAVFAAIYFGIFGFHWAPNSTLYRKLMFSSLSQNKNDDSSRSSIYKNDAESRIWYLGNPPGIDSPGEPFRQVRVEQFSAPGKMEYELFADEASWDPASRTWTFRHAIRRNYSQEEPRQLNDVPVFEGLEYRTLKEQYSETPWQLISPNVRVDTQGTPALQEILKAGTMNAKYLRSLQTEWHVRIARMFSCIILTFIAIPSAITFQRRSTMSGIGIALFLAAAMLFLYEFFPTLASAGYLPTWLGAWMPNIIYTIIAIRLFQTKLAHRSFMEMLKGLKKTPAHDQP from the coding sequence ATGGCAATCCAGGCCCGACATTTCCGCCAATGGTCCGCGTTCCTCCTCCTGCTTGCGCTGGGAGGAACGGCGGCCTGGTTCCTGATGCCCCGGGAGTGGTCCCAGATGCAGTGGGAGATTCCCGGCACGCCGTCCGAATATCCTCTGGCCCAGCTCCTGCGCCCGTGGCTCATCCTGGTGGGGTGTTTTCTTCCGGCGCTGGGCATGTTCCTGTACAACCGGGCGGGCATCATGGACAGGTACGTGGCGCGCACCTGGTTCACGGCCTTCATCATGTGCACGGCCATCCTGACGCTGATTTACATCATCGGGGATTTTGCGGACAACGTGGGGGACCTGATGAACCTGGATTCCCCCCTCGCAGGCACCTTCCGCTTTTACCTGAGCCAGCTGCCCATGATCCTGAACCTGATCCTTCCCTATACGCTCCTTCTGGGAACGCTCTGGGCGCTTACCAAGCTCTCCTCCTCCTCGGAAATCACGGGCATGCTGCAATCCGGAAGGTCCCTGCTCCGGATCAATGCCCCGGTCATCATCGGCGCCGTGTTCGCGGCCATCTATTTCGGTATCTTCGGGTTCCACTGGGCGCCCAATTCCACGCTGTACAGGAAACTCATGTTCTCCTCCCTGAGCCAGAACAAAAATGACGACTCCTCCCGCAGCTCCATTTACAAGAACGATGCGGAGTCCCGCATCTGGTACCTGGGCAATCCTCCCGGCATCGACTCCCCCGGAGAACCGTTCAGGCAGGTGCGCGTGGAACAGTTCAGCGCGCCCGGCAAGATGGAATACGAGCTGTTTGCAGATGAGGCCTCCTGGGACCCGGCTTCCAGAACATGGACGTTCCGCCATGCCATCAGGAGAAATTATTCCCAGGAGGAGCCCCGGCAACTGAACGACGTGCCCGTTTTTGAAGGCCTGGAGTACCGGACGCTGAAAGAGCAGTATTCCGAAACTCCGTGGCAGCTGATCTCCCCCAACGTACGCGTGGACACCCAGGGAACTCCCGCCCTCCAGGAAATCCTCAAGGCCGGCACCATGAACGCCAAGTACCTCAGGAGCCTGCAAACGGAATGGCACGTCAGGATAGCCCGCATGTTCTCCTGCATCATCCTGACATTCATCGCCATCCCCTCCGCCATCACGTTCCAGAGGCGGTCCACCATGTCCGGCATCGGCATCGCCCTGTTCCTGGCGGCGGCCATGCTGTTCCTGTATGAGTTCTTCCCCACCCTGGCCTCCGCAGGCTACCTCCCCACCTGGCTGGGAGCGTGGATGCCCAACATCATCTATACCATCATCGCCATCCGCCTGTTCCAGACCAAGCTGGCCCACAGAAGCTTCATGGAGATGCTGAAAGGCTTGAAAAAGACGCCCGCCCATGACCAACCCTGA
- a CDS encoding DUF4339 domain-containing protein translates to MASQRIPLYHYRVKDKIVGPVSLADLHALLTSKKILPDTMIREENSQGWMPLTAELRRHERLARLRASAFMLSCRPPKSCLLFYIIALLLLACGVAHSIMLRSILYMEVLFIPATAFFMGKVLMYLHLLTGGMRKMPAEEPER, encoded by the coding sequence ATGGCTTCCCAACGCATTCCATTATATCACTACCGGGTCAAAGACAAGATTGTGGGCCCCGTCTCCCTGGCGGACCTCCATGCCCTGCTTACTTCCAAGAAGATTCTCCCTGACACCATGATCCGGGAGGAGAATTCCCAGGGCTGGATGCCGCTCACGGCGGAACTGCGCCGGCATGAGCGCCTGGCGCGCCTCAGGGCCTCCGCATTCATGCTTTCCTGCCGGCCGCCCAAAAGCTGCCTTCTGTTTTACATTATTGCCCTTCTTCTTCTGGCGTGCGGCGTGGCGCACTCCATCATGCTCCGCTCCATTCTTTACATGGAAGTGCTGTTCATCCCCGCCACGGCGTTTTTCATGGGGAAGGTGCTGATGTACCTGCACCTCCTCACCGGGGGCATGAGGAAGATGCCCGCGGAAGAACCGGAACGCTGA
- a CDS encoding SpoIIE family protein phosphatase has product MPPSRNRHSAQKVFTWDKIKMALAAAEEGFYIWNIKTGVIHYTDRCLTMMGASRKEKAPNIFTQPELTIHEEDQAFFSQEVRRYLDGHSHMPMRIEIRMKKLNSKSWSWVRINGLARRDKQRRPVMLVGVWVNITRRKTAELRAAEDRDLFHTLIEHIPDSIYFKNRESRFVLANTATANKLGVPTPADLTGRTDGYFFDQTMSDISRKEELDIMATGRPIRARLHHETWLHKDDSWSQISKFPWYGRNGDLKGIVGISSDVTKLVKTEIKATETARILEERNKSLEKEIDLAREIQFALLPYEIPSRSHTEHGLTRHVDFHHIFTPSEGVAGDWFDAFPVGNSGVGAIVCDVMGHGIRAALIASMLRGLMEQLSHLADNPAAFLTSLNHQLAKILQRANTTMFASAVYVYLDLETGVMTASTAGHPHPIILGPDGVARKMPLPKSIAMGLLDDATYQNAQFPLLAGSRVLMYTDGLTEAANPEGEELGVHRLIDYFNSSSPRSTKDFVHQALTCVAKFTGCTNQADDICMLGISYSEHEEKPGH; this is encoded by the coding sequence ATGCCGCCCTCACGCAACAGACATTCCGCCCAGAAGGTTTTTACCTGGGATAAGATCAAGATGGCCCTGGCGGCGGCGGAAGAGGGTTTTTATATCTGGAATATCAAGACGGGCGTCATCCATTATACGGACCGCTGCCTGACGATGATGGGGGCCAGCCGCAAGGAGAAGGCTCCCAATATTTTTACCCAGCCGGAGCTGACCATCCATGAGGAGGACCAGGCGTTCTTTTCCCAGGAGGTGCGCCGTTATCTGGACGGCCATTCCCACATGCCCATGCGCATTGAGATCCGGATGAAGAAGCTCAATTCCAAGAGCTGGAGCTGGGTCCGCATCAACGGACTGGCGCGCAGGGACAAGCAACGCCGCCCCGTCATGCTGGTGGGCGTATGGGTGAATATTACCCGGCGGAAAACGGCGGAGCTGCGCGCGGCGGAGGACAGGGACCTGTTCCACACCCTGATTGAGCACATTCCGGACAGCATTTATTTCAAGAACCGGGAATCGCGCTTCGTCCTAGCGAACACGGCCACGGCCAATAAATTGGGCGTCCCCACCCCGGCGGACCTGACGGGCCGGACGGACGGTTACTTTTTCGATCAGACGATGTCCGATATTTCCCGCAAGGAGGAGCTGGACATTATGGCGACCGGACGCCCCATCCGCGCGCGCCTGCACCATGAGACATGGCTCCACAAGGATGATTCCTGGAGCCAGATCAGCAAGTTCCCGTGGTATGGCCGCAACGGAGACCTCAAGGGCATCGTGGGCATTTCCAGCGACGTCACCAAACTGGTGAAGACGGAGATCAAGGCCACGGAGACAGCCCGCATTCTGGAAGAACGGAACAAGTCCCTGGAGAAGGAAATAGATTTGGCGCGGGAAATCCAGTTCGCGCTGCTTCCGTATGAGATTCCTTCCCGCTCCCATACGGAACACGGCCTGACGCGCCATGTGGATTTCCACCACATTTTCACTCCTTCAGAAGGGGTGGCGGGCGACTGGTTTGATGCCTTTCCCGTGGGCAATTCCGGCGTAGGCGCCATCGTCTGCGACGTGATGGGCCACGGCATCCGCGCCGCCCTTATCGCCTCCATGCTCCGCGGCCTGATGGAGCAGTTGTCCCATCTGGCGGACAATCCGGCGGCGTTCCTTACCTCCCTGAACCACCAGCTGGCCAAGATTCTGCAACGGGCGAACACCACCATGTTCGCCTCCGCCGTTTACGTTTACCTGGACCTGGAAACCGGCGTCATGACCGCCTCCACGGCGGGGCATCCGCACCCCATCATCCTGGGGCCGGACGGCGTTGCCCGCAAGATGCCCTTGCCAAAGAGCATCGCCATGGGCCTGCTGGATGACGCCACCTACCAGAACGCCCAGTTCCCGCTGCTGGCAGGTTCCCGCGTCCTGATGTATACGGACGGCCTGACGGAAGCCGCCAACCCGGAAGGGGAGGAGCTGGGCGTGCACAGGCTGATTGATTATTTCAACAGCTCCTCTCCCAGGAGCACCAAGGATTTCGTGCACCAGGCGCTCACCTGCGTGGCCAAATTCACGGGCTGCACCAATCAGGCGGACGATATCTGCATGCTGGGCATCAGCTATTCCGAGCACGAGGAAAAACCCGGTCACTGA
- a CDS encoding M60 family metallopeptidase: protein MNNPSFSRNVFRGSAVGWFLVLLLVCGAGAGYYLYRDNVEKREAARELAAERKVKEKAAREAAEKQRIKREREIREKKEKERQEAQKARDAAMEKKTRESAEAARKLREQAAQDEREKQRREELERREREEQARRQEEPVPVEEEEPEGLFPLPVKNVMPELSVYATPSKDEIPMDADKPLETWSWDKAEKMAGMEEFPTGAAPWKSGNDARRMQELLEKCREWKDAKPSGLKACPAAKDFPGVPEDGAQLVRRTVEIDSNIGGWHSTGLYAPPGAEISFSLSGAPKDSSISVRIGCHTDSLQKLDEWKRVPEITMQVPADRGRVKMANPMGGLVYVNVGQRSKRGKVFKVQISGAVPAPLFIMGKTTPEQWAAQLENARAPWGEISMPRLIVTMPLEQLKRCPDVQKAAEFLQKNMGLQDWIMGWDTKPDRLHHPMRFVVDRQISAGAGHSGYPAMGTKDWTDSIASGSIIQSGSWGLWHELGHNHQSPPFTMEGQTEVSVNIFSMVCEVMGTGKNFESCWGGGMGPYGMSAEMKKYFSGGQTYNEAPNKVQLFFWVELMYYLGFDAFRQVALQFHDKPYDNGKLSDEKKWEWVMSAFSKVTGKNMGPFFKIWRMPVSERAMDRMKNLPVWLPSKDYPACYTAGE, encoded by the coding sequence ATGAACAATCCTTCTTTCTCCCGTAATGTATTCAGAGGTTCCGCCGTGGGGTGGTTTTTAGTGCTGCTGCTGGTTTGCGGGGCCGGGGCCGGGTATTATCTGTACCGGGATAATGTGGAGAAAAGGGAAGCGGCCCGGGAACTGGCGGCGGAACGCAAAGTGAAGGAAAAGGCGGCCAGGGAAGCTGCTGAAAAGCAGAGGATAAAGCGGGAGCGGGAAATCCGGGAAAAGAAGGAAAAGGAACGGCAGGAGGCTCAGAAGGCCAGGGATGCGGCCATGGAGAAGAAAACCCGTGAGTCCGCGGAAGCGGCCCGGAAGCTCCGGGAGCAGGCGGCACAGGACGAAAGGGAGAAACAGAGGAGGGAGGAGCTCGAACGGCGCGAGCGTGAGGAACAGGCCCGCAGGCAGGAGGAGCCCGTTCCCGTGGAGGAAGAGGAACCGGAAGGGCTCTTCCCCCTGCCCGTGAAAAACGTGATGCCGGAGCTTTCCGTCTACGCCACCCCCAGCAAGGATGAAATCCCCATGGATGCGGACAAGCCGCTGGAAACCTGGTCATGGGACAAAGCTGAAAAGATGGCGGGAATGGAGGAATTCCCCACGGGCGCCGCCCCGTGGAAGAGCGGGAATGATGCCCGGCGCATGCAGGAGCTTCTGGAAAAGTGCCGTGAATGGAAGGACGCCAAGCCCTCCGGGCTGAAGGCCTGCCCGGCGGCAAAGGATTTCCCCGGCGTTCCGGAAGATGGCGCCCAGCTTGTCCGGCGTACGGTGGAGATAGACTCCAACATCGGCGGCTGGCACAGCACGGGGCTTTATGCGCCTCCCGGGGCGGAAATCTCTTTCTCCCTGTCCGGCGCGCCCAAGGACAGCTCCATCAGCGTCCGCATAGGGTGCCATACGGACAGCCTGCAAAAACTGGACGAATGGAAGCGGGTTCCGGAAATAACCATGCAGGTTCCGGCGGACCGGGGCCGCGTGAAAATGGCGAACCCGATGGGCGGCCTGGTATACGTGAATGTGGGCCAGCGTTCAAAGCGCGGGAAAGTTTTCAAGGTGCAGATTTCCGGAGCCGTTCCGGCGCCCCTGTTCATCATGGGGAAAACCACTCCGGAACAATGGGCCGCGCAATTGGAAAACGCCAGGGCGCCGTGGGGGGAAATCTCCATGCCCCGCCTCATTGTCACGATGCCCCTGGAGCAACTGAAACGGTGCCCGGACGTTCAGAAAGCGGCTGAATTCCTGCAAAAAAACATGGGGCTCCAGGATTGGATCATGGGGTGGGACACCAAGCCGGACCGCCTGCACCACCCCATGCGCTTTGTCGTGGACAGGCAGATTTCCGCCGGGGCCGGGCATTCCGGGTACCCCGCCATGGGCACGAAGGACTGGACGGACTCCATAGCCAGCGGCTCCATCATCCAGTCCGGAAGCTGGGGGCTGTGGCATGAACTGGGGCATAACCACCAGTCCCCCCCGTTTACGATGGAGGGGCAGACGGAAGTCTCCGTCAACATCTTCTCCATGGTCTGTGAAGTCATGGGAACCGGGAAAAACTTTGAATCCTGCTGGGGTGGCGGCATGGGGCCGTACGGAATGAGCGCGGAGATGAAAAAATACTTCTCCGGCGGCCAGACCTACAATGAAGCGCCCAACAAGGTTCAGCTCTTCTTCTGGGTGGAACTGATGTACTACCTGGGCTTTGACGCCTTCCGGCAAGTGGCCCTCCAGTTCCATGACAAGCCGTATGACAACGGCAAGCTGAGCGATGAAAAGAAATGGGAATGGGTCATGAGCGCTTTCTCCAAAGTCACGGGAAAGAACATGGGGCCTTTCTTTAAAATCTGGCGCATGCCTGTCTCCGAACGCGCCATGGACAGGATGAAAAACCTCCCCGTGTGGCTGCCCTCCAAGGACTACCCGGCCTGTTACACGGCTGGGGAATAA
- a CDS encoding HAD hydrolase family protein, with protein sequence MRFLPVRSLPLPEQARYLFSFDFDDTLFTMGGPAEERRVFFSIMRELRARYGALWGINTGRDPVYLREGLMDLFHDDPEAFAPDFTVTMERNVHLADAEGRLMPGLPWNDACAVAHDDLFSRYGGMLEELMAHLEGRFSGLELRRQDNDAFSLVVNDACGLDDVSCVIRDRVGPYEEIVTQRAGPYLRFSHRDYNKGTALAFVASRFGVPPVRAAIFGDGHNDLDAMRHLPEAFRCCPSNAAAEVKAMVACGHGYISPEPRTRGVLDGLMHGALPHFRMNTDIPEADF encoded by the coding sequence ATGCGTTTTCTGCCGGTCCGCTCTCTCCCGTTGCCGGAGCAGGCCCGGTACCTTTTTTCCTTCGACTTTGACGATACCCTGTTCACGATGGGCGGTCCCGCGGAGGAAAGGCGCGTGTTTTTCAGCATCATGCGTGAACTCCGTGCACGGTACGGAGCGTTGTGGGGCATCAATACGGGGCGGGACCCCGTTTACTTGAGGGAAGGGCTGATGGACCTGTTCCATGATGACCCGGAGGCGTTTGCCCCGGACTTTACGGTCACGATGGAGCGCAACGTGCATCTGGCTGACGCGGAAGGAAGGCTGATGCCCGGACTTCCGTGGAATGACGCCTGCGCGGTGGCCCATGATGACCTGTTCAGCCGTTACGGCGGCATGCTGGAGGAGCTGATGGCTCATCTGGAAGGCCGTTTTTCCGGGCTGGAGCTGCGGAGGCAGGACAATGACGCCTTTTCCCTGGTGGTGAATGACGCCTGCGGTCTGGACGACGTCTCCTGCGTCATCCGGGACAGGGTGGGCCCGTATGAGGAAATCGTGACGCAGCGTGCCGGACCCTACCTGCGCTTCAGCCACCGTGACTATAACAAGGGAACCGCGCTGGCTTTTGTGGCTTCCCGGTTCGGCGTGCCGCCCGTCCGTGCCGCCATCTTCGGAGACGGGCACAATGACCTGGACGCCATGCGGCATTTGCCGGAGGCGTTCCGGTGCTGTCCCTCCAATGCGGCGGCGGAGGTGAAAGCCATGGTCGCCTGCGGCCATGGATACATCAGCCCGGAACCGCGCACCCGCGGCGTGCTGGACGGCCTGATGCACGGGGCGCTCCCCCATTTCCGCATGAATACGGATATTCCGGAAGCGGACTTCTGA
- a CDS encoding alpha/beta hydrolase, which yields MFKRLVQLFFLLILAAVGVLVWFAWYVSTPLLVPVGGDEAADSPVADSLAMEPVEAVSADGTAIEGYLVRPGRPEALSPRQSRVRDALKLRGNMPHLEAKPELVVIATSWDQGVKGSLPLAEGLTGAGYTCLVWNPRGKDNARKFCTYGLKEYADVTALLDAVSRKEGGLPPVAAVGQGFGAAVLLKAASEDPRIRCMVSMDCFPSLKTVAVREMEQDWGKPLCYAAYWLLDAGVDWRANFSTFDVAPVDDALKLDYPVMVVCTNQYFFSTLEDCLSIYDSLKNEKKQLYESIREGEPYGTRERTFLHSIEGKKGEKFEKTYKVNVYAGDDELQAGIAEWIHENTRMPMPRVLSHESYSAPATGTAPSGS from the coding sequence ATGTTCAAACGTCTTGTTCAACTGTTTTTTCTGCTCATTCTTGCGGCGGTGGGCGTCCTGGTGTGGTTTGCCTGGTATGTGTCCACCCCGCTGCTCGTTCCCGTGGGCGGGGATGAGGCTGCCGATTCTCCTGTGGCGGATTCCCTGGCGATGGAGCCTGTGGAGGCCGTCTCCGCGGACGGCACGGCCATTGAAGGCTATCTGGTGCGTCCGGGTCGTCCGGAGGCCCTGTCCCCGCGCCAGAGCCGCGTGCGGGATGCCCTGAAGCTGCGCGGCAACATGCCGCATCTGGAGGCAAAGCCGGAGCTGGTCGTGATAGCCACTTCCTGGGACCAGGGGGTGAAGGGTTCCCTGCCGCTGGCGGAAGGCCTGACCGGGGCCGGGTACACGTGCCTGGTATGGAATCCGCGCGGGAAGGATAACGCCCGGAAATTCTGCACCTACGGATTGAAGGAATATGCGGACGTGACGGCTCTGCTGGACGCCGTCTCCCGGAAAGAGGGGGGGCTGCCGCCCGTGGCCGCCGTGGGGCAGGGCTTTGGCGCCGCCGTACTGCTGAAAGCCGCGTCTGAAGACCCGCGCATCCGCTGCATGGTCAGCATGGACTGCTTCCCGTCCCTTAAAACCGTGGCTGTGCGGGAGATGGAGCAGGACTGGGGCAAACCCCTCTGCTATGCCGCTTATTGGCTTCTGGACGCCGGCGTGGACTGGCGGGCCAATTTCAGCACGTTTGACGTGGCTCCGGTGGATGACGCCCTGAAGCTGGATTATCCGGTCATGGTGGTCTGTACGAACCAGTACTTCTTCTCCACCCTGGAGGACTGCCTGAGCATTTACGATTCCCTGAAAAACGAGAAAAAACAGTTGTATGAATCCATCCGTGAAGGGGAGCCCTACGGCACCCGGGAACGGACCTTCCTTCACTCCATTGAAGGAAAGAAGGGGGAGAAATTTGAGAAAACCTACAAGGTCAATGTCTACGCGGGGGATGACGAGCTCCAGGCTGGCATTGCGGAATGGATTCACGAGAATACGCGCATGCCCATGCCCAGGGTGTTGTCCCATGAATCCTACAGTGCGCCCGCTACGGGCACGGCGCCTTCCGGTTCATGA
- a CDS encoding HAD-IA family hydrolase, translating to MTNPDHPVAVQKARELLRQAKAVIFDFDGLLVDTEYAIYSSWERVFSSCGHSLPLDLFNQCLGSGYTHWNPGDHLEQLTGRTYDWEDINARRQEEIVRDLEHAGLLPGACELIRRLAAAGTPMGVASSSSHRWVDGWLNKLGIMPFFQTVVCRDDGLPVKPDPALFLKAAENLGVPPAQCLVLEDSQNGTTAAFRAGIPVISIPNRVTEQADFSQATSKIRSLAELL from the coding sequence ATGACCAACCCTGACCATCCTGTCGCCGTCCAAAAAGCCCGCGAACTGCTCCGGCAGGCAAAAGCCGTGATTTTTGACTTCGACGGGCTGCTGGTGGATACGGAGTACGCCATTTATTCCTCCTGGGAACGCGTGTTCTCCTCCTGCGGCCATTCCCTGCCCCTGGATCTGTTCAACCAGTGCCTGGGCAGCGGCTACACCCACTGGAACCCCGGAGACCATCTGGAACAACTGACAGGACGCACCTACGACTGGGAAGACATCAACGCCCGCAGGCAGGAGGAAATCGTCCGCGACCTGGAGCACGCCGGGCTTCTGCCCGGCGCGTGTGAACTCATCCGCCGCCTGGCGGCAGCCGGAACGCCCATGGGGGTGGCCTCCAGTTCATCCCACCGCTGGGTGGATGGCTGGCTGAATAAACTGGGCATCATGCCTTTTTTCCAAACCGTCGTCTGCCGTGACGACGGCCTTCCCGTCAAGCCGGACCCGGCCCTGTTCCTGAAAGCGGCGGAAAACCTGGGCGTGCCGCCCGCACAATGCCTGGTGCTGGAAGACTCCCAGAACGGCACCACGGCTGCGTTCCGTGCAGGCATTCCCGTCATCTCCATTCCGAACCGGGTGACGGAGCAAGCGGATTTTTCCCAGGCAACCAGCAAAATCCGTTCACTGGCAGAGCTTCTTTAG
- a CDS encoding OmpA family protein gives MSANQENTRELRENRRRRSRFILPAPRHLAAVAVGALLAAVLVHYLGFIVLSWFDLGIHVHKAPALPADRMPVPEKIVLRADDRPAPEVAEAVETPDIEQLQDTPPELPDLEDMVLEDVVIAPGETSFSADPVAPSVPESLSPKMPQVDMKAIAQGLPEPSPPEALKTSPSPATIKTAEPDMVNPDEWYNNKLKGAGGQDDSHLPDGSKSLSQLMAQSSLGKDSGYSRLGADLLFEYNKAVMKNSARLSMLQLAGLMMKNPDTIFIVEGHTDSFGSEEYNAVLSLMRANAVRQWLKDNGIALTRPNGESRLYIRACGASRPVVSTRGDQNAQAANRRVEIHMRKPGEEIPAGSLPATYAVDMNTPIARQVRAGVGARAKVPASSAERKAPAARPPSAVPAARPAPARPEQPRPRQEDIPQAEPVPETIPSAEPVDEHIPSAEPVEEDIPLAEPVVRAESHAGVKGGLA, from the coding sequence GTGAGTGCCAATCAGGAAAACACCCGTGAACTCCGCGAGAACCGCCGCAGGCGCAGCCGTTTCATCCTGCCTGCGCCGCGCCATCTGGCCGCCGTGGCGGTGGGCGCCCTTCTTGCCGCCGTGCTGGTGCACTACCTGGGCTTCATCGTTCTGAGCTGGTTTGACCTGGGCATCCATGTGCATAAGGCGCCCGCGCTTCCGGCGGACCGGATGCCCGTGCCTGAGAAAATTGTGCTGAGAGCGGATGACCGCCCGGCTCCGGAGGTGGCGGAAGCCGTTGAAACGCCGGACATCGAGCAGCTTCAGGATACCCCCCCGGAATTGCCGGATCTGGAGGACATGGTGCTGGAAGACGTGGTGATCGCTCCCGGGGAAACCAGCTTCTCCGCTGATCCGGTAGCTCCGTCCGTGCCGGAATCCCTCTCCCCCAAAATGCCGCAGGTGGATATGAAGGCCATCGCGCAGGGACTGCCGGAACCTTCTCCCCCGGAGGCATTGAAAACCTCTCCCAGCCCGGCGACGATCAAGACGGCGGAGCCGGACATGGTCAACCCGGACGAATGGTATAACAACAAGCTCAAGGGTGCGGGCGGCCAGGACGATTCCCACCTGCCGGACGGCAGCAAGTCCCTCTCCCAGTTGATGGCCCAGTCTTCCCTGGGGAAAGACAGCGGATACAGCAGGCTGGGCGCGGACCTTCTGTTTGAATACAACAAGGCGGTGATGAAAAATTCCGCCCGTCTCAGCATGCTCCAGCTCGCCGGGCTGATGATGAAAAATCCGGATACGATCTTCATTGTGGAAGGGCACACGGACAGCTTCGGTTCTGAAGAATACAACGCCGTGCTCTCCCTGATGCGGGCTAATGCCGTGCGCCAGTGGCTGAAGGATAACGGCATTGCCCTGACGCGCCCGAACGGGGAAAGCAGGCTGTACATCCGCGCGTGCGGGGCTTCCCGTCCGGTGGTCTCCACCAGGGGTGACCAGAATGCGCAGGCGGCCAACCGCAGGGTGGAAATCCACATGCGCAAGCCGGGAGAGGAAATTCCCGCAGGAAGCCTGCCCGCCACGTATGCCGTGGACATGAACACTCCGATTGCCCGCCAGGTGCGTGCCGGAGTGGGGGCCCGGGCTAAAGTCCCCGCTTCCTCCGCAGAAAGGAAGGCTCCCGCCGCCCGTCCCCCGTCTGCCGTTCCGGCAGCGCGCCCCGCTCCTGCGCGTCCGGAGCAGCCCCGGCCGCGGCAGGAAGACATTCCCCAGGCGGAACCTGTTCCGGAAACCATTCCGTCCGCAGAGCCCGTGGATGAGCATATCCCTTCGGCGGAGCCGGTGGAGGAGGATATTCCCCTGGCGGAACCCGTTGTGCGTGCGGAAAGCCATGCCGGGGTGAAGGGAGGGCTGGCCTGA
- a CDS encoding MFS transporter, whose amino-acid sequence MKWLNDWLGFFKPLQVRNLQIFWSGQAAALIGMWLQVTAMGILVYEISGGSATAVGLLAALNALPFFLGGMLLAGLGDRFDRRKLLIAVQCVQWLVAVGLFLLTILGMLQLWHLYAAGLVMGVNQTVGFPTQQAFVGDLIPRRQLQEAVGMYSLVFNTCRAIGPALAGYIIAEWGAGTAFGGNVVASLPLIGCLVSLKGRITDACAPRKQRGAGRKASGLKAVLSSRSLLFIMISALIQNICGQSLYQIVPALMHGNPRNTGLILGAVGAGAMVSILFVLPFARKSDRVGAKLSSGTLWMGSALCVAGIIPVVEIQAVCFFFAGLATSSLFVTSSSAVQLLAPPERKSAILGLFSIVTIGVQPLAAMGWGAVVDAWGVSTTIIMAGGLEALFSVWMLSVPFWRNFRFSPEESPGTT is encoded by the coding sequence ATGAAATGGCTGAATGACTGGCTGGGCTTCTTCAAGCCCCTTCAGGTAAGGAACCTGCAAATCTTCTGGTCCGGACAGGCAGCCGCCCTGATCGGGATGTGGCTGCAGGTCACGGCCATGGGCATCCTCGTCTATGAAATTTCCGGCGGCTCCGCTACGGCGGTAGGATTGCTGGCGGCGCTCAATGCGCTCCCCTTCTTTCTGGGCGGCATGCTGCTGGCGGGGCTGGGAGACCGCTTTGACCGCAGAAAACTGCTGATTGCCGTGCAGTGCGTCCAGTGGCTGGTGGCTGTCGGCCTGTTTCTGCTCACGATTCTTGGCATGCTCCAGCTATGGCACCTGTATGCCGCCGGGCTGGTGATGGGCGTCAACCAGACGGTGGGCTTCCCCACGCAGCAGGCCTTTGTGGGAGACCTGATCCCCCGCAGGCAATTGCAGGAAGCCGTGGGCATGTACTCTCTGGTATTCAATACCTGCCGCGCCATAGGCCCGGCACTGGCCGGATACATCATTGCGGAATGGGGGGCCGGAACCGCTTTTGGCGGCAACGTGGTGGCAAGCCTGCCGTTGATTGGCTGCCTGGTTTCCCTGAAAGGGCGCATCACGGATGCCTGCGCTCCCAGAAAACAGCGCGGAGCCGGGAGGAAAGCCTCCGGGCTCAAGGCCGTCCTCTCCTCGCGCAGCCTGCTCTTCATCATGATCAGCGCGCTGATTCAGAACATCTGCGGGCAGTCCCTTTACCAGATTGTTCCGGCGCTGATGCACGGGAACCCCCGGAATACCGGCCTCATTCTGGGCGCGGTAGGGGCCGGGGCCATGGTCAGCATCCTCTTTGTCCTGCCGTTTGCGCGCAAAAGTGACAGGGTGGGGGCCAAGCTCTCCTCAGGCACGCTGTGGATGGGAAGCGCGCTGTGCGTGGCGGGCATCATCCCCGTGGTGGAAATACAGGCCGTATGCTTTTTCTTTGCCGGGCTGGCCACATCCTCCCTCTTCGTGACCTCCTCTTCCGCCGTGCAGCTTCTGGCCCCTCCGGAACGCAAATCCGCCATTCTGGGGCTGTTCAGCATTGTCACCATCGGAGTGCAGCCCCTGGCTGCCATGGGCTGGGGCGCGGTGGTGGATGCCTGGGGAGTCTCCACGACGATCATCATGGCGGGAGGGCTGGAAGCCCTCTTCTCCGTCTGGATGCTGAGCGTCCCGTTCTGGCGCAACTTCAGGTTCTCCCCGGAAGAAAGCCCCGGAACAACATGA